CAAGTTGATCTTCGGCGTCTTCCTGCCCATCCTGCCCATCGCGGGGCGTGGAACCACGCAGACCGAATTCATCATGTCGGGGGTGGTCTCGCCCACCCAGATCTACTTCATCGATGCGATCCGCATCGGCAACTTCGAAGTCCTCGGCGATGTACTCGCCCACGCGGTCCTGCCCGCCATCGCCCTCGGCGTGCTCACGGCGGGAGTCTTCCTCCGACTCGTGCGCACGAATCTCATCGGCACGCTGGGCCAGCAGTACATCGACTCGGGCCGCTCGCGCGGCATCTCCGAATACCGCCTGGTCACCAAGCACGCCTACCGTCCGGCGCTGATCCCGATCGTCACGGTCATGGGCATGCAGATCGCACTCATGCTCGCCGGCGCAGTGCTCACGGAGACGACCTTCGGCTGGCAGGGGCTCGGCTTCAAACTCGCCGAATACCTCACCGCCCGTGACTTCGTCGCCGTCCAGGGAATCGTCGTGTTCCTCGCCGTCATCGTGGCGCTGACCAACTTCCTCGTCGACGTCATCGCCGCCTTCATCGACCCCCGAGTGAGGTACTGATGTCCACTCCAGACAACACGTCGTCGGCTCGCGACGACAAGGCCAAGCAGTCCTGGTTCAGCCGTCTCCCGGTCGTGTCCCACCTGCGGCAGTCGGTGGGACTGCAGCGGGGAATGCTCATCACGGGACTCATCCTGTGCGGCGTCGTCCTCATCTGCGCGATCTTCGCGCCGCTCATCGCCCCCTACGGCTTCAACCAGTTGGGCACCGCCGAGGGCAATTTCGGCTCGAAAGTGGCGCCCAACGGTCAGCACATCTGGGGCACCACGGTCGGCGGATACGATGTCTTCTCCCGCGTGGTGTGGGGTGCTCAGACCGCTGTGTCCGTGATCATCGTTGCCGTGATCCTGTCGATCTTCGCCGGTGTCATCCTCGGTCTCATCTCGGGCTACCTCGGCGGCTGGCTCGATCGTATCCTCGTCGTCATCGCCGATGCGGTCTACGCGTTCCCGACCCTGCTGCTCGCGCTCGTCATGTCGATCGCGATCTCCGGCGGCCAGTCGAGTGCATGGGGCGGCATCGCCGCTGCCGCGTTCTCGATCACCGTGGTCTTCATTCCGCAGTACTTCCGCGTCGTCCGCGCGGAGACCCTGCGACTCAAGGCGGAGCCCTTCGTCGAGTCCGCGATCGTGCTCGGTGCCTCGAAGACACGGATCATCTCGAAGCACATCTTCCGCAATGCCACACGCACGCTGCCGCTCATCTTCACCCTCAACTCGTCCGAGGCGATTCTGACTCTGGCCGGACTCGGGTTCCTGGGCTTCGGAATCGAACCCACCTCGGCGTCGGAATGGGGCTACGACCTCAACAAGGCGCTGCCCGATGTGACCAGCGGTGTGTGGTGGACCTCGGTGTATCCGGGTTTGGCGATCGTGCTCACGGTCCTGGGCATCACCCTCGTCGGTGAGTCGATGAACGACCTCAACGACCCCCGGCTGCGAGTGCGCCGCAAGGCGAAGGCGAAGGGCGCGAAAGCATCGAAGGTCGGCACCACGTCGAGCGGCAACGAGACCGCGGAGGCCAAGTGATGAGTGAGAACATGAATCCAGACAGCTCTGCGAAGAGCATCCTCGACGTCGACGGGCTCGACGTCACCTTCTCCACCGACGGCGGCGACGTCCACGCGGTCAAGGACGTGACCCTGTCGGTCACCCCCGGCGAGGTGCTCGCGATCGTCGGCGAATCCGGCTCCGGCAAGACGGTGACTGCGCGCAGCATCCTCGGGCTCCTTCCCGATACTGCGCAGCGTTCGGGCGCGGTGATCGTCTCGGGCAAGGACGTCCTCAGCGTCTCCGGCGATCAGCTGCGCCAAATGCGCGGAAGCGATGTGTCGATGGTCTTTCAGGAGCCCTCGACCGCGCTCAATCCCGTCTACACGGTGGGGTGGCAGATCGCCGAGGGGCTGCGCGCCCATCACAGGCGAGCGGGCAGGGCCGAACTCAAGGCCAAGGTCATCGCGGCGATGGAGCAGGTCGGGATCCCCGATGCGAAGAACCGCTTCGACCACTTCCCGCACCAGTTCTCCGGCGGCCAGAAGCAGCGCATCGTCATCGCCATGGCCCTGGCGCTCGGTGCTAAGCTGATCGTCGCCGACGAGCCGACGACGGCACTCGACGTCACCGTTCAGGCCGAGATCCTCGATCTGCTGCGGGAGCTGCGTGATGAGACGGGAACCGCGATCGTGCTCATCACCCACAACATGGGCGTCGTGGCCGACCTCGCCGATCGGGTCGCAGTGATGTACCGCGGCGACCTCATCGAGGTCTCGCCGGTTGAGCAGCTCTTCAGCGATCCGAAGGAGCAGTACACCCGCGACCTCCTCGGCGCCGTTCCACGACTCGGGTCGACCGTCGCCGGCAGTCGTAAGGCCGCCGCGAAGCAGCGGGCCGAGTCCGAGGCCGCCGAACCCGACTCCGGCCAGCCGCGGAGCCCCGATTCCGGTCAGCCGCGCAGCGAACGGGAGTCCGTCGTCGTCGCGCGTGGCCTCGACATCGTCTACCCGGGAGGGCTCAGGAGGCCGGACTTCCAGGCGGTGAATTCCGTGAGCTTCGACATCAGAGCCGGCGAGGTCTACGGTCTGGTCGGCGAATCCGGCTCGGGCAAGACCACGATCGGGCGGGCCATCGCGGGCCTGACCAGGGCCAGTGGCGGCAGTCTCGAGGTGCTCGGGCACGAGATGGTCGGTTTCAAAGAGCGCGCGTTCTCCCGGATCCGGCGGCGGATCGGATTCGTGTTCCAGGACCCGGCGGCCTCATTCAACCCGCACCTGACGATCGGCGAGTGTGTCGCGGAGCCGTTCGCCATCCACCGGCGTGAGATGGGTCCGAAGGACCGCGAGAAGCGGGTGCTCGAACTGCTCGACTCCGTGCAGCTGCCCAGCGCCTATGCCGCCAGGTACCCGCACGAACTCTCGGGCGGACAGCGGCAGAGGGCCTCGCTGGCCCGCGGTCTGGCGCTCGATCCGGAGCTGCTGATCGCCGATGAGCCGACCTCGGCGCTCGACGTATCGGTGCAGGCCAAGGTGCTCGAGCTGTTCGTCGATCTGCAGAACAGGTTCGACTTCGCAGCCCTGTTCATCAGTCACGACCTGGCCGTCGTCGACATGCTCTCCGATCGCATCGGCGTCCTCTTCCAGGGCGAGCTGCTGGAGGAGGGTACGGGGGAGAAGGTCCTCGGTGCGCCGAACAGCGACTACACGAAGCGGCTCATCGCCTCCCTGCCGGTGCCCGACCCCGCCGAGCAGGCCAAGCGCCGCGAACTCGCCCGCGGCCTGCGGACAACGGCCGGCTGAGGCTGTGTGCGCAGAATTGCTGTCACGCTTCCTGTCCCATCGTGGTGGCTCTGTGCCGAAAGAAATTCGAATCAGGGCCACCACGATGGAACAGAACCGACAGCGGTCATGCCCTCGCTCGGCGATCGCGAAATCGTTTGACTCCCGCCGAAATTGCGCCAGCAACGACCAGGAGGATCCCCAGCGCGGCGATGGGCATACCCACGAGGAGAAGAATTCCGGCTCCGATGTCGGCGTTGCCGGGCTCACCGGTAAAGGTGTTGAGATACCAGCCTAGAATCCACGAGACAACACCGATCGCGGTGATGATGAGCCCGCTAACCCACGTCAGCTTCGTCATGGTCGTCCTTTCGAGCTTCCTCGACGAGCGCTATTTTCGCCGCGCCGACCCGAGTACACCCAGTGCTGGGTCACTTTCCGTCGGAGATGAAGTCGAGCATGCCTGCCTGGTTGACCGGCAGTGCCAGCAGACGGTCGAGCTGTTCGGCGCTGGGGTCGATGCCGAGGATGCGCAGAGAATACTGTGTGAAATCGCGTTCGATGTCGTCCGGCGTGAGGTCGCCGCTGGGGCGGTACCAGAGCGAGAGCGAATTGCAGATCGAGTGGATCGCACGTGTGGCAAGCTGTGCGCTGTCGACCCTGAACGCTCCCGAGTCGATGCCGGATTGGACGATCTCGCCCATGATGTCTCGTGCTTCGCGCTGCAGGTCCTTGACCCGGTCGTCGTTGTCACCGGTCAGTCGTTCGGTGTCACGCAGGAGCACGGTCGACACCGAGACATTTTCCATGCGGTAGCGCGAGAGGTAGCGCACGGCAGCGGCCAGCTGGTCGGTGGGATCATCGCCCACCTCGGCGATGACGGCGCGACTGTGCTCGATGTACCAGGAATATGCCGTGTGCACGAGTTCGTACAGGGCTTCCTGCTTGGACGGGAAGTAGTAGTAGAGTGCGGACAGGCTCAGTCCGGCGGTCTGCGCGATATCGCGGATGGAGGCACCGTCGAACCCCTTGGAGGCGAAGGTGTCTCGAGCCGAGCGGAGGATGTTGTTGCGGCCGTTGGTTGATCGCACGGTGCTTGCACTCCTTGGCGGTCGGATATCGAACAATCTTTCACTTGCCAATCGACAATACATGACGTTGGCGCGCGAAGCGTCGTTTCGGTCGGCAAATGAGCTGTACCGGTGGTTTCTCTGTGATGTCGCCGTTGCGCAGAGCGTGAAGTGCAGTGCTGGCAGCAACGGGCCTGCTTGGACTCGATGGGGGACGGGTCCCCGACGATCACGCGTGTTCGAGGGCGTCAGCGACGGCCCCAACAGCCTGCGAGATGTCATCGTCAGTGCTTTGCCAGTTGACGACGGAGATTCTCATGACGCGTTTGCCCTGCCAATCAGTACCGCCGAACCAGGCGGTTCCGTCACTCTGCAGTCGATCGATAACCGGTTCTGTGCGAGCATCGTGGTGACCATCTTGACTGCGGAACCGGACGAGGCCTTGGTTGATGACAGGGTCGACAAGCAGTTCGGCCGAAGGCAGATCTCCGATCTCGCCTGCAAGTCGTCGTGCAAGCCGACACGTGCGCTCGACGATCTCTGTGATGCCGACCCGACCAA
The Brevibacterium marinum genome window above contains:
- a CDS encoding ABC transporter permease; protein product: MSTPDNTSSARDDKAKQSWFSRLPVVSHLRQSVGLQRGMLITGLILCGVVLICAIFAPLIAPYGFNQLGTAEGNFGSKVAPNGQHIWGTTVGGYDVFSRVVWGAQTAVSVIIVAVILSIFAGVILGLISGYLGGWLDRILVVIADAVYAFPTLLLALVMSIAISGGQSSAWGGIAAAAFSITVVFIPQYFRVVRAETLRLKAEPFVESAIVLGASKTRIISKHIFRNATRTLPLIFTLNSSEAILTLAGLGFLGFGIEPTSASEWGYDLNKALPDVTSGVWWTSVYPGLAIVLTVLGITLVGESMNDLNDPRLRVRRKAKAKGAKASKVGTTSSGNETAEAK
- a CDS encoding TetR family transcriptional regulator, giving the protein MRSTNGRNNILRSARDTFASKGFDGASIRDIAQTAGLSLSALYYYFPSKQEALYELVHTAYSWYIEHSRAVIAEVGDDPTDQLAAAVRYLSRYRMENVSVSTVLLRDTERLTGDNDDRVKDLQREARDIMGEIVQSGIDSGAFRVDSAQLATRAIHSICNSLSLWYRPSGDLTPDDIERDFTQYSLRILGIDPSAEQLDRLLALPVNQAGMLDFISDGK
- a CDS encoding ABC transporter permease, whose translation is MSAAISEPEAEAADTSVAVKKPSGGGLGRYVLVRFLLIIPTIFILTTLVFFLMRITGDPITASMGGRLTQTQLADRIHAAGYDRPLLVQYFEYMGNLLKGDFGTAVSDGQPVSNILLNYGAATVELVFYALIVAFILGIPLGMLAAYHRDKAPDAALRILAILGYATPVFFAGMILKLIFGVFLPILPIAGRGTTQTEFIMSGVVSPTQIYFIDAIRIGNFEVLGDVLAHAVLPAIALGVLTAGVFLRLVRTNLIGTLGQQYIDSGRSRGISEYRLVTKHAYRPALIPIVTVMGMQIALMLAGAVLTETTFGWQGLGFKLAEYLTARDFVAVQGIVVFLAVIVALTNFLVDVIAAFIDPRVRY
- a CDS encoding dipeptide ABC transporter ATP-binding protein; translation: MNPDSSAKSILDVDGLDVTFSTDGGDVHAVKDVTLSVTPGEVLAIVGESGSGKTVTARSILGLLPDTAQRSGAVIVSGKDVLSVSGDQLRQMRGSDVSMVFQEPSTALNPVYTVGWQIAEGLRAHHRRAGRAELKAKVIAAMEQVGIPDAKNRFDHFPHQFSGGQKQRIVIAMALALGAKLIVADEPTTALDVTVQAEILDLLRELRDETGTAIVLITHNMGVVADLADRVAVMYRGDLIEVSPVEQLFSDPKEQYTRDLLGAVPRLGSTVAGSRKAAAKQRAESEAAEPDSGQPRSPDSGQPRSERESVVVARGLDIVYPGGLRRPDFQAVNSVSFDIRAGEVYGLVGESGSGKTTIGRAIAGLTRASGGSLEVLGHEMVGFKERAFSRIRRRIGFVFQDPAASFNPHLTIGECVAEPFAIHRREMGPKDREKRVLELLDSVQLPSAYAARYPHELSGGQRQRASLARGLALDPELLIADEPTSALDVSVQAKVLELFVDLQNRFDFAALFISHDLAVVDMLSDRIGVLFQGELLEEGTGEKVLGAPNSDYTKRLIASLPVPDPAEQAKRRELARGLRTTAG